In Candidatus Methylomirabilis tolerans, the genomic stretch CTGGTGGTGCTGTTCGGCTCGGCCGCGACGGGGAGTGGCGGACGGGACCTGGATCTGGCGGTGATGCCGGGCACGGTGCCTGATCTGCTGGAACAGGGACGGTGGCTGGCGGCCCTCGAATCGGTCCTGGCGCCTCGTGCCGTGGATCTGCTCGTGCTGACGACGTCTGTCTCGCCGCTGATACAGTTCGAGGTGTTTCGCGCCGGTGTCTGCCTGTTCGAGGCGCAGGAGGGGCTGTTTGATCGGGAACAGGATCGCGCCTTTTTTCTGTATGCAGACACGGGCAAATTCCGTCGCGAGAGTCTGGAGGTGCTTCGTGGCTGAGTTGCGGCGCGAGATCATGGAGCGCAAGCTGTCGTTCCTTCGTCAGTTCCTGGCAGATCTTGATGTCTACGCCCGCCTCGATTCCGGGGGACGGCAACGCGAGCACTACGCCATCGAGAGGCTCCTGCAACTGTTGTGCGAATCGGCGGCGGACATCGGGCTGCAGTGTCTCAAGGCGAGAGGGTATGGGTTGGCCTCCAGCTATCGAGAGGTGTTCGAGGCGCTGGCCCGGGAGGGCGTCCTGCCGCGCGACCTCGCCCAAGGGCTGATAGAGGCATGCGCCATGCGCAATCTGCTGACCCACCTGTACGAGACTATCGATCCGACTCGGGTGGCGGCCGCTATCGAGCCGGCCCTTGACCTGTACCGGGGGTATCTTCGCTGGGCACTGGCAGAGATCGAAAAACCGGCCTGAGCGTTCCGTCCCGTCTGGTCTTTGCCCCGCCTGTCGCTGTCTACTCCCGTCGATCGCTCGCGATAGCCCATGCGCCGATGGCGCGCCTATGGGCGTGGAAGCGTGTTGCGAGGCCAAGCCACTCACTGGCTCGTCATTGCGAGCGACCAGCGGTCGCGCGGCAATCTGACCGTAGTGGCCGGACTGAAAGACGGTGAGATTGCTTCGGCTTCGCCTCGCAATGACGCGGACGGGGGGTCGAGGCCATGACGGGCGAGAGGGACCGGATGCGCGGTTGTTCATACGAGCAATACGGTTGCGCGGGTAAGTGCTTATTGGTAGACTGTTTGCCGGAATTCGGACCTGTCGCGCGGAAGGTGGCCACGACTTCGATCGAGGAGGGGCGGATGGGACGGCGGTGGTTGTGGTTCTGGAAGGCGTGCGCACTGGTCCTGCTGATCACCGCGAACGCCCAGGCGGCCGGTACGATGAAGGTTGGTGTAGCCGGTCCGCTGACGGGCGATCAGGCTACCTTGGGACAGGAGCTGAAAAACGGCGTTATTATCGCCGTGGAGGAGTGGAATGCCAGGGGCGGCCTTCTCGGACAAAAGATCGAGATCGTGTGGGGTGACGACCAACACGATCCAAAGCAAGCCGTCGCGGTCGCCAATAAATTCGTGAATGAAGGGGTTGTTGGAGTGATCGGCCATTTTAACAGCAGCTCCTCGATCCCCGCCTCCACCATCTATCGCGACGGCAAGGTTATTCAGCTCACCCCCGCGTCGACCAACCCCCTGTTTACGGAGCGTGGTCTGTGGAACGTCTTCCGCGTATGCGGCAGAGACGACCAGCAGGGGAGTGTCGCTGCCGACTTCATCGTAAGGAAGCTGAAGAAGAAAAAGGTTGCGGTCCTGCACGACAAGACGACATACGGGCAGGGATTAGCGGATGAAACCGTGAAGGCGCTTGAGCAGGCCAAGATCAAGTCTGTCTACTACGGGAGCATCACGCAGGGAGACAAGGACTACCGATCGGTGTTGACCGCCCTCAGACAGTACGATCCGGAAATCCTCTTTTACGGAGGTATCTATCCGGAGGCTGTCCTGCTGACGAAGCAGATGCGCGAGCTTGGAATGAAGACGATCTTTGTCAGTGGCGACGGCGTGTGGGCTAAAGAGTTCCCCAAGATTGCCGGTAAGGCTGCGGAGGGCGCCTTCATCACCTTTACCCCGGACCAAACGAAGATCAAGGAGGCCCAGGAAGTGATCAGGCGACACAAAGAAAAGTTCGGTGCGGGGGTTGGGGCCTACACCGTGTATAGCTATGTGGCGGGCGTACTCCTCTTTGAAGCGATTACTGCGACCCGATCTACCGATAGCGTAACGATTGCGGACTATATCAAGAGGACGAAATGGAAAACCGCTCTCGGACCGCTCCAGTTCGATAAGAAGGGGGACGTGCTGGTGTCGCCCTACGTCGTCTGGGAGGTAAAGGACGGGAAGTTCGTGGAACTCCAATAAATGAGAGGTTGTTTGTAGCGTAAAGGAGGGAAGGGAGCGATCCCTTCCCTCCTTTTTCGTTGAGGGGATATGCTGCTTCAACAGTTGGTAAACGGGCTGACGCTGGGGAGTGTCTATGCGCTGATCGCGTTAGGCTATACCATGGTCTACGGGATCATTGAACTGATTAACTTCGCCCACGGCGAAATCTATATGTTGGGCGCCTACATGGGGATCGTCACCTTCAGCCTCCTGACCACGCTCCACTTGACAGCCGCGGATTCCGGTGTCACCCTCCTCTGCATGATGA encodes the following:
- a CDS encoding nucleotidyltransferase domain-containing protein; the protein is MLFGSAATGSGGRDLDLAVMPGTVPDLLEQGRWLAALESVLAPRAVDLLVLTTSVSPLIQFEVFRAGVCLFEAQEGLFDREQDRAFFLYADTGKFRRESLEVLRG
- a CDS encoding DUF86 domain-containing protein; the protein is MERKLSFLRQFLADLDVYARLDSGGRQREHYAIERLLQLLCESAADIGLQCLKARGYGLASSYREVFEALAREGVLPRDLAQGLIEACAMRNLLTHLYETIDPTRVAAAIEPALDLYRGYLRWALAEIEKPA
- a CDS encoding branched-chain amino acid ABC transporter substrate-binding protein is translated as MGRRWLWFWKACALVLLITANAQAAGTMKVGVAGPLTGDQATLGQELKNGVIIAVEEWNARGGLLGQKIEIVWGDDQHDPKQAVAVANKFVNEGVVGVIGHFNSSSSIPASTIYRDGKVIQLTPASTNPLFTERGLWNVFRVCGRDDQQGSVAADFIVRKLKKKKVAVLHDKTTYGQGLADETVKALEQAKIKSVYYGSITQGDKDYRSVLTALRQYDPEILFYGGIYPEAVLLTKQMRELGMKTIFVSGDGVWAKEFPKIAGKAAEGAFITFTPDQTKIKEAQEVIRRHKEKFGAGVGAYTVYSYVAGVLLFEAITATRSTDSVTIADYIKRTKWKTALGPLQFDKKGDVLVSPYVVWEVKDGKFVELQ